The following proteins are encoded in a genomic region of Magallana gigas chromosome 1, xbMagGiga1.1, whole genome shotgun sequence:
- the LOC136269781 gene encoding uncharacterized protein, with protein sequence MDTASSPYSTHKCSKCPGDTAYHCVSCPCHLCPQCKENHVKDLQTIDHDVVSHRDKVNYIPTQEICERHPSHVYRRYCEQCGLPLCFHCRKHRNHRQLDVRTAYKTKQQQHRGTIHTIRSEALFYRPVLLPGIKTDFKTCHTEFSLYQSEILTKAQTLKNIINKVRKDWKYNVFCDFDFKHRCLKQMIEMIRHIVGLQEYELRYVQPAFTFSALQFLSSIKTAIPQIHLTLHTSQLSMTESLNKEDVMESLSAIQITERGNRRIGNQCLLKLTSVPEVHQFFTLTGVRAGYHISCVTSDRVWVSDDENNLILTDTKGVSLHRVEDLCGGVIFGNGSHTMNSESELIYIDWNCNINKLSKDMKTTTTLIKSTDSTCEPRCVYWSPSTGDLLVGLYMTKYHTQTGMVTRYNKSGTDWQLTPPKQNDNTKWGLYSQPQYITENNNGDVVVSDCNEGVVVTERGGRHRFSYTGPPSGPVINACGICTDALSHILVCDTYTNTVQMLDRNGQFLSHLLIRPSGTFIPRSLSYDVNTHRLWVGSDDNNTVVIYRYITRQDALTDLNPATADVMESLSEIPTTGTEKPQQGNQCLLKLMSPPELLPSLTLTGVYHCYHISCVTSDRVWVSDGYNLILTDTTGVPLHRVKDSCSGMRWGNGLHTVNTVSELIYIDRNYNINTLSNDMKTTATFIKRTDPTWWPRCVYWSPSTGDVLVGMYNYITEKVNRYNKSGQLTQTIQNDITGLGLYSQPNYITENNNGDVVVSDFWAVVVTEREGRHRFSYTGHPSGSRLQLGGICTDALSHILVCDDITNTVQMLDRNGQFLSHLLIRPSGTFRPWSLSYDVNTHRLWVGSGDNNTVVIYRYITRQDALTDEHRPRPDGDAMSSSSPAV encoded by the exons ATGGACACAGCAAGTTCCCCATATAGTACACATAAGTGTTCTAAGTGTCCGGGGGACACAGCATACCattgtgtatcgtgtccatgtcatctgtgtccccagtgtaaagagaaccatgtaaaagatctccaaacaatagaccatgatgttgtgtcacacCGTGATAAAGTCAACTACATTCCAACACAAGAGATCTGTGAGAGACATCCTAGTCATGTTTATAGAAGGTACTGTGAACAGTGTGGACTCCCTCTCTGTTTCCACTGTAGAAAACATAGAAATCACAGACAACTTGATGTTAGAACAGCCTATAAAACAAAGcaacaacaacacagaggaaccattcacaccatcagaagtgaggctctcttttacagacctgttctcctgCCAGGAatcaaaactgatttcaaaacctgtcacacagaattctccctcTATCAATCAGAGATTTTAACAAAGGCCCAGACACTGAAGAATATCATCAACAAAGTAAGAAAAGATTGGAAGTACAATGTGTTTtgtgactttgatttcaaacacagatgtttaaaGCAGATGATAGAAATGATCAGACATATTGTCGGCCTTCAGGAATATGAACTCAGATATGTACAGCCAGCATTCACATTCAGTGCACTTCAATTCCTCTCCTCCATAAAGACAGCCATCCCTCAGATACATCTAacactccacaccagccagctctccatgactgagtcactcaacaaggaggatgtgatggagtcactgagtgcaatccaaatcacagagagaggaaaccgacgcataggaaaccagtgtctgctgaaactgacgtctgTTCCTGAGGTCCATCAATTTTTCACACTGACAGGTGTTCGTGCTGgttatcacatttcctgtgtgacatcagaccgggtctgggtcagtgatgatGAAAACAATCTCATCTTGACAGACACAAAAGGTGTCtctctacatcgtgtggaggattTATGCGGTGGTGTTATATTTGGTAATGGATCACACACaatgaacagtgagagtgaactaaTTTATATAGATTGGAATtgtaacatcaacaaactgtcaaaggatatgaaaaccaCCACCACATTAATAAAGAGCACAGACTCTACATGTGAACcacggtgtgtgtactggtccccgtccactggggatctactggtcgggttGTACATGACTAAGTATCATACACAGACAGGCatggtaacccggtacaacaaGAGTGGCACAGATTGGCAACTGACACCACCCAAACAGAACGACAACACAAAATGGGGACTGTATAGTCAACCTcaatatataacagagaacaacaatggggatgtcgtggtgtctgactgtAATGAAGGTGTAGTGGtaacagagcgtggaggaagacatcgtttctcctacacaggacctcCATCAGGACCAGTAATTAATGCatgtggaatctgtactgacgcgctgtcacacatcctggtttGTGATACTTACACCAacacagtacagatgttagATAGgaacggtcagttcctgtcacatctactgataagACCATCAGGGACTTTCATACCAcggagcctgagttatgatgtcaacactcaccgtctctgggtcggatcagaTGACAACAACACAGTGGTTATATataggtatatcaccagacaggacgctctgacag ATCTGAATCCAGCCACTGctgatgtgatggagtcactgagtgaaATCCCAACAACCGGGACAGAAAAACCACAgcaaggaaaccagtgtctgctgaaactgatgtcTCCCCCCGAGTTACTTCCCTCTCTCACACTGACAGGTGTTTATCAttgttatcacatttcctgtgtgacatcagaccgggtctgggtcagtgatggATACAATCTCatcttgacagacacaacaggtgtccctctacatcgtgtgaaGGATTCATGTAGTGGTATGAGATGGGGTAatggattacacacagtgaacactgtgagtgaactgatttatattgATAGGAACTATAACATCAACACACTGTCAAACGATATGAAAACCACCGCCACATTTATAAAGAGAACAGACCCTACATGGTGGCcacggtgtgtgtactggtccccgtccactggggatgTACTAGTCGGGATGTataactatataacagagaaggTAAACCGGTACAACAAGAGTGGACAACTGACACAAACCATACAGAACGACATCACAGGTCTTGGACTGTATAGTCAACCTAACTATATAAcggagaacaacaatggggatgtcgtggtgtctgacttttgggctgtagtggtgacagaacGGGAAGGAAGACATcggttctcctacacaggacatccatcaggatcacGACTACAGCTaggtggaatctgtactgacgcgctgtcacacatcctggtgtgtgatgataTAACCAacacagtacagatgttagACAGGAACGGTCAGTttctgtcacatctactgataagACCATCAGGGACTTTCAGACCAtggagcctgagttatgatgtcaacactcatcgtctctgggtcggatcagggGACAACAACACGGtggttatatacaggtatatcaccagacaggacgctctgacag atgaacacagacCCCGTCCTGATGGGGACGCCATGTCCAGCTCATCACCCGCCGTATAA